A DNA window from Haliovirga abyssi contains the following coding sequences:
- a CDS encoding dihydrolipoyl dehydrogenase family protein: MKKFDAIVIGMGPAGMAVSAMGAAMGLDILAVEKRKVGGECLNCGCIPSKALLKAGEANQIAQNLKKYGINAKVFTDTKETLGIVREKVGRINGKKMMKAFEKVTLLLNEGSAEFVNKNTIKVNGKEYSAKKIFIGTGTEPFIPPIPGVETLTEQNMLTNLNIFEQENIPATLTIIGGGAIGTEMAQAFSRLGSKINLIQMDEHLLPAGDKDAGILLEKKFKKENIGVYNSTKIEKIEVKDNIIYTHTSNGVFEAEKILIATGRKPVLEELKLENAGIKYNRKGILIDEYMRTNIKNIYAIGDCNGYALLSHAAMHQGMLALMNAINPLPLKFKRSKYFVPWSVFTKPEVAQVGLTEKAAKNKNLKYIVIKKDFSSYGRTVADGQPDGFIKVITNKKGKIYGVTIIGEAASEMIHEWILAIQKNLTMFDILMTQHSFPTISMLNKMVAEDWMMEKMNSTFLQKVIKFFI; this comes from the coding sequence ATGAAAAAATTTGATGCAATTGTAATTGGTATGGGGCCAGCCGGGATGGCTGTATCTGCTATGGGGGCTGCTATGGGACTTGATATTTTAGCAGTAGAAAAAAGAAAAGTTGGCGGAGAATGTTTAAATTGTGGATGTATTCCAAGTAAGGCACTTTTGAAAGCGGGAGAGGCTAACCAAATAGCACAAAATTTAAAAAAGTATGGCATTAACGCAAAAGTTTTTACAGATACAAAAGAAACTTTAGGAATTGTTAGAGAAAAAGTAGGTAGAATTAACGGAAAAAAAATGATGAAAGCTTTTGAGAAAGTAACCTTATTATTAAATGAAGGTTCTGCTGAATTTGTTAATAAAAACACCATTAAAGTAAATGGAAAAGAATATTCTGCCAAAAAAATATTTATAGGAACAGGAACTGAACCATTTATACCACCTATTCCAGGAGTAGAAACTTTAACCGAACAAAATATGCTTACTAATTTAAATATTTTCGAACAAGAAAATATTCCAGCTACACTAACAATAATTGGTGGTGGAGCTATTGGAACAGAAATGGCTCAAGCTTTTTCAAGACTTGGAAGCAAAATAAATCTTATACAAATGGATGAACATTTACTTCCTGCAGGAGATAAAGATGCCGGAATTCTTTTAGAAAAAAAATTCAAAAAAGAAAATATAGGAGTTTATAACAGTACTAAAATAGAAAAAATAGAAGTTAAAGATAATATTATTTATACTCATACCAGCAATGGAGTATTTGAAGCTGAAAAAATTCTTATTGCAACTGGTAGAAAACCTGTATTAGAAGAACTAAAACTTGAAAATGCCGGTATAAAATACAATAGAAAAGGAATTTTAATAGATGAATATATGAGAACTAACATCAAAAATATCTACGCTATTGGAGATTGTAATGGATACGCTCTATTATCTCACGCTGCTATGCATCAAGGAATGTTAGCTCTTATGAATGCTATTAACCCTTTACCACTTAAATTTAAAAGAAGTAAATATTTTGTACCTTGGTCTGTATTTACAAAACCTGAAGTAGCTCAAGTTGGACTTACAGAAAAAGCAGCTAAAAACAAAAACTTAAAATATATTGTTATAAAAAAAGATTTTTCTTCTTATGGTAGAACTGTTGCAGATGGTCAACCAGATGGGTTTATAAAAGTTATAACAAATAAAAAAGGAAAGATTTATGGAGTTACCATTATTGGAGAAGCAGCTAGCGAAATGATACATGAGTGGATTTTAGCTATCCAAAAAAATCTTACAATGTTTGATATTTTAATGACACAACATTCATTTCCAACTATTTCTATGCTGAATAAAATGGTTGCTGAAGATTGGATGATGGAAAAAATGAATTCTACATTTTTACAAAAAGTTATTAAGTTTTTTATATAA
- a CDS encoding methyl-accepting chemotaxis protein: MEKNIKLEKLKKSKKAKKKVKKVKKENRLRDKMATKFILFLSLIIIVVMATMSVSITGIFNNFAKNTIEGQLMDKILDEAKSTYLANEEGRKGLYTKLMNNKRNNLESLNSLVKGTINNYVEEEKNGILTHEEAINRTKEIIRNMRYGKNGYYFIYDTNGTRILLPTAPETEGKNYIDLKDKKGKFLIKEIIEKTTQGDKIGKSGVVEYYWNKPKFPTAQFKKLSVCFYIPEWNWVVGTGIYLDDVNDELNRYQHENFNKLRTLMLAKPFYGKNNYPMVITENGNILVTKKETLLNTYIEKDGKTGVPILDLMKKQDSGVIRYFYGKEGYKILKYEKIGDKYFMVSVPEQELFAQSKAMVKSMIIITIIVIISIIFIVGVYFKFMIENRVAKILEKVQMAYKGDLTTRVNIKGKDEVGRIGKVVDDFIVTMEKIIINVKELSKVVYFDNKKITGEFNEIVVGSDNNKEDSLEGMEEMLLKTLDNVREQTAATEQSLASLEEISATTESVMEKAKDTINISKETVDETRIGKENINLLTNEMEKIQVSFLDLEGKTVELVDFSNNIESILSAISGVADQTNLLALNAAIEAARAGEAGKGFAVVASEIRKLAEVTGKEAEKIADITVKIKDKVKDTQNAANNSVEMVKYGVDYAENVEKVVENIFEKANGTNEKVAEIVTSMEEQALASNEIMKAVQNITDNSAGIESFSSDTYEIAKKSVEKIKSELITIEKLKDMSKRLYDDTEKIKTDKISDINESKGIKTKS; encoded by the coding sequence ATGGAGAAAAATATTAAATTGGAAAAATTAAAAAAAAGTAAAAAAGCAAAGAAGAAAGTAAAAAAAGTAAAAAAAGAGAATAGGCTTAGAGACAAAATGGCAACAAAATTTATTCTATTTTTATCATTGATAATTATAGTTGTAATGGCAACTATGAGTGTATCAATAACAGGTATATTTAATAATTTTGCAAAAAATACAATAGAAGGGCAGTTAATGGATAAAATATTAGATGAAGCAAAATCAACATATCTTGCAAATGAAGAAGGTAGAAAAGGTTTATATACAAAACTAATGAATAATAAGAGGAATAATTTAGAATCATTAAATTCTCTTGTAAAAGGAACAATAAATAATTATGTGGAAGAGGAAAAAAATGGTATTTTAACTCACGAAGAAGCAATTAATAGAACGAAAGAAATAATTAGAAATATGAGATATGGAAAAAATGGATATTATTTTATTTATGATACAAATGGAACAAGAATTCTTTTACCAACGGCACCAGAAACTGAGGGTAAAAATTATATTGATTTGAAAGATAAAAAAGGAAAATTTTTAATTAAAGAAATAATAGAAAAAACAACCCAAGGGGATAAAATAGGAAAAAGTGGAGTTGTAGAATATTATTGGAATAAACCTAAATTTCCAACTGCGCAATTTAAAAAATTAAGTGTATGTTTTTATATTCCAGAATGGAATTGGGTAGTAGGTACAGGGATATATTTAGATGATGTAAATGATGAGTTAAATAGATACCAACATGAAAATTTTAACAAATTAAGAACTTTAATGTTAGCAAAGCCATTTTATGGAAAAAATAATTATCCAATGGTAATAACAGAAAATGGAAATATATTAGTAACAAAAAAAGAAACATTATTAAATACTTATATTGAAAAAGATGGAAAAACAGGTGTTCCAATTTTAGATTTAATGAAAAAACAAGATAGTGGAGTAATTAGGTATTTTTATGGAAAAGAAGGATATAAAATATTAAAATATGAAAAAATAGGTGATAAATATTTTATGGTTTCAGTTCCTGAACAAGAACTTTTTGCACAAAGTAAAGCAATGGTTAAAAGTATGATAATAATAACAATTATTGTAATCATATCTATAATTTTTATAGTTGGAGTATATTTTAAATTCATGATAGAAAATAGAGTTGCTAAAATTTTGGAAAAAGTCCAAATGGCTTATAAAGGGGATTTGACAACTAGAGTTAATATTAAAGGAAAAGATGAAGTTGGGCGTATAGGGAAAGTTGTAGATGATTTTATAGTAACGATGGAAAAAATAATTATAAATGTAAAAGAATTATCAAAAGTTGTTTATTTTGATAATAAAAAAATAACAGGTGAATTTAATGAGATAGTGGTAGGTAGTGATAATAACAAAGAGGATTCATTGGAAGGAATGGAAGAAATGCTTTTAAAAACATTAGATAATGTTAGAGAGCAAACTGCTGCGACAGAACAAAGTTTAGCGTCATTAGAAGAAATATCAGCTACAACAGAATCTGTAATGGAAAAAGCTAAAGATACAATAAATATATCAAAAGAAACAGTTGATGAGACTCGAATAGGTAAAGAAAATATAAATTTATTGACAAATGAAATGGAAAAAATCCAAGTAAGCTTTTTAGATTTAGAAGGAAAAACTGTAGAGCTAGTTGATTTTTCTAATAATATAGAAAGTATATTAAGTGCTATAAGTGGAGTTGCAGATCAAACTAATCTGTTAGCATTAAACGCAGCAATAGAAGCAGCAAGAGCTGGCGAAGCAGGAAAAGGATTTGCAGTTGTGGCAAGTGAAATAAGAAAATTAGCTGAAGTAACGGGAAAAGAAGCTGAAAAAATAGCGGATATTACAGTTAAAATAAAAGATAAAGTTAAAGATACACAAAATGCGGCTAATAACTCGGTTGAAATGGTAAAATATGGTGTTGATTATGCAGAAAATGTGGAAAAAGTTGTAGAAAATATATTTGAAAAAGCAAATGGTACTAATGAAAAAGTGGCAGAAATTGTAACTTCAATGGAAGAACAAGCTTTAGCAAGTAATGAAATAATGAAAGCAGTTCAAAATATAACAGATAATTCTGCTGGAATAGAGAGTTTTTCTAGTGATACTTATGAAATAGCTAAAAAATCAGTGGAAAAGATAAAATCGGAATTAATTACAATAGAAAAGTTAAAAGATATGTCAAAAAGATTGTATGATGATACGGAGAAAATAAAAACAGACAAAATTTCTGATATAAATGAAAGCAAGGGAATAAAAACAAAAAGTTAG